In Haemorhous mexicanus isolate bHaeMex1 chromosome 6, bHaeMex1.pri, whole genome shotgun sequence, a single window of DNA contains:
- the MOB2 gene encoding MOB kinase activator 2 isoform X3 — protein MRLRRNGSYTLNGKSKGKPNGKKPAPEEKKLYLEPEYTKSRITDFEFKELVMLPREIDLNEWLASNTTTFFHHINLQYSTISEFCTGESCQTMAVCNTQYYWYDERGKKIKCTAPQYVDFVMSSVQKLVTDEDVFPTKYGKEFPNSFESLVKKICKYLFHVLAHIYSSHFKETLALELHGHLNTLYTHFILFIREFNLVDPKETTIMDDLTEVLCSSSGSSSNGSGNGSSNSTGAQNHVKER, from the exons GAAGTCCAAGGGAAAGCCAAATGGTAAGAAGCCAGCACCAGAAGAGAAGAAACTTTACCTAGAGCCAGAATACACAAAATCCAGAATTACCGACTTCGAATTTAAGGAACTAGTGATGTTACCACGGGAAATAGACCTCAACGAGTGGCTTGCCAGCAACA CAACAACTTTCTTTCATCACATCAACTTACAGTATAGTACAATCTCAGAATTCTGTACAGGAGAGTCATGTCAGACCATGGCAGTGTGCAATAC ACAGTACTACTGGTATGATGAGCGGGGAAAGAAGATCAAGTGCACTGCTCCTCAGTACGTTGACTTCGTCATGAGTTCGGTGCAGAAACTAGTGACAGATGAGGACGTCTTTCCAACAAAATACG GCAAGGAATTCCCAAACTCATTTGAGTCCCTAGTGAAGAAGATCTGCAAGTACCTGTTCCATGTGCTGGCCCATATCTACTCCTCACACTTTAAGGAGACTTTGGCACTGGAGCTGCACGGACATTTAAACACACTCTACACACACTTTATCCTATTCATCAGGGAGTTCAACCTCGTGGACCCTAAAGAGACCACCATCATGGATGACCTCACAGAggtcctctgcagcagcagcgggaGCAGCAGTAACGGGAGCGGCAACGGGAGCAGCAacagcacaggagcacagaacCACGTGAAAGAGAGATGA
- the MOB2 gene encoding MOB kinase activator 2 isoform X1 — MGSSGWDVPPGECSQHTQVAKSLLAVDTKPVVFCLTFIPPASCWIPLAKPCRGWGSCWSSGLGAVLCKDAVSHRKSKGKPNGKKPAPEEKKLYLEPEYTKSRITDFEFKELVMLPREIDLNEWLASNTTTFFHHINLQYSTISEFCTGESCQTMAVCNTQYYWYDERGKKIKCTAPQYVDFVMSSVQKLVTDEDVFPTKYGKEFPNSFESLVKKICKYLFHVLAHIYSSHFKETLALELHGHLNTLYTHFILFIREFNLVDPKETTIMDDLTEVLCSSSGSSSNGSGNGSSNSTGAQNHVKER; from the exons ATGGGCTCATCTGGCTGGGATGTGCCTCCTGGAGAGTgttcccagcacacacaggtaGCAAAGTCTCTTCTGGCTGTAGACACAAAACCTGTAGTGTTCTGCTTGACGTTCATCCCCCCAGCAAGCTGTTGGATACCTCTGGCAAAGCCATGCCGTGGCTGGGGCTCTTGCTGGAGCTCAGGACttggagctgtgctctgcaaagATGCTGTGTCTCACAG GAAGTCCAAGGGAAAGCCAAATGGTAAGAAGCCAGCACCAGAAGAGAAGAAACTTTACCTAGAGCCAGAATACACAAAATCCAGAATTACCGACTTCGAATTTAAGGAACTAGTGATGTTACCACGGGAAATAGACCTCAACGAGTGGCTTGCCAGCAACA CAACAACTTTCTTTCATCACATCAACTTACAGTATAGTACAATCTCAGAATTCTGTACAGGAGAGTCATGTCAGACCATGGCAGTGTGCAATAC ACAGTACTACTGGTATGATGAGCGGGGAAAGAAGATCAAGTGCACTGCTCCTCAGTACGTTGACTTCGTCATGAGTTCGGTGCAGAAACTAGTGACAGATGAGGACGTCTTTCCAACAAAATACG GCAAGGAATTCCCAAACTCATTTGAGTCCCTAGTGAAGAAGATCTGCAAGTACCTGTTCCATGTGCTGGCCCATATCTACTCCTCACACTTTAAGGAGACTTTGGCACTGGAGCTGCACGGACATTTAAACACACTCTACACACACTTTATCCTATTCATCAGGGAGTTCAACCTCGTGGACCCTAAAGAGACCACCATCATGGATGACCTCACAGAggtcctctgcagcagcagcgggaGCAGCAGTAACGGGAGCGGCAACGGGAGCAGCAacagcacaggagcacagaacCACGTGAAAGAGAGATGA
- the MOB2 gene encoding MOB kinase activator 2 isoform X4, with protein MDWLMGKSKGKPNGKKPAPEEKKLYLEPEYTKSRITDFEFKELVMLPREIDLNEWLASNTTTFFHHINLQYSTISEFCTGESCQTMAVCNTQYYWYDERGKKIKCTAPQYVDFVMSSVQKLVTDEDVFPTKYGKEFPNSFESLVKKICKYLFHVLAHIYSSHFKETLALELHGHLNTLYTHFILFIREFNLVDPKETTIMDDLTEVLCSSSGSSSNGSGNGSSNSTGAQNHVKER; from the exons GAAGTCCAAGGGAAAGCCAAATGGTAAGAAGCCAGCACCAGAAGAGAAGAAACTTTACCTAGAGCCAGAATACACAAAATCCAGAATTACCGACTTCGAATTTAAGGAACTAGTGATGTTACCACGGGAAATAGACCTCAACGAGTGGCTTGCCAGCAACA CAACAACTTTCTTTCATCACATCAACTTACAGTATAGTACAATCTCAGAATTCTGTACAGGAGAGTCATGTCAGACCATGGCAGTGTGCAATAC ACAGTACTACTGGTATGATGAGCGGGGAAAGAAGATCAAGTGCACTGCTCCTCAGTACGTTGACTTCGTCATGAGTTCGGTGCAGAAACTAGTGACAGATGAGGACGTCTTTCCAACAAAATACG GCAAGGAATTCCCAAACTCATTTGAGTCCCTAGTGAAGAAGATCTGCAAGTACCTGTTCCATGTGCTGGCCCATATCTACTCCTCACACTTTAAGGAGACTTTGGCACTGGAGCTGCACGGACATTTAAACACACTCTACACACACTTTATCCTATTCATCAGGGAGTTCAACCTCGTGGACCCTAAAGAGACCACCATCATGGATGACCTCACAGAggtcctctgcagcagcagcgggaGCAGCAGTAACGGGAGCGGCAACGGGAGCAGCAacagcacaggagcacagaacCACGTGAAAGAGAGATGA